In one Inquilinus sp. Marseille-Q2685 genomic region, the following are encoded:
- the ugpC gene encoding sn-glycerol-3-phosphate ABC transporter ATP-binding protein UgpC, with product MAHIAIRGVRKSYGKTPVVHGVDLDLPSGTFAVILGPSGCGKSTLLRMIAGLEEITAGEIAIGGRVVNQLEPRERGCAMVFQNYALYPHMTVAQNMGYALKVAGVPKAERMAKVREVAKLVGLEDFLDRKPAALSGGQRQRVAMGRAIIREPEVFLFDEPLSNLDAKLRVQMRVEIRRLHRRLGATSVFVTHDQVEAMTLADVLIVMNKGVVEQIGRPAEIYNHPRTRYVASFIGSPAMNFIEGRIFAPGQFGFDETKTVAIDPAYGGRFVERSAALGIRPELVEIVPVDHPGALVATVDFIEELGAGRVIHTDIDGLSFAVTTGDGADYTPGQPLGLYLPPSQLHFFDPHTGLRLDADLPAEHRFAVATAA from the coding sequence ATGGCCCACATCGCCATCCGCGGCGTGCGCAAGAGCTACGGCAAGACGCCGGTGGTGCACGGCGTCGACCTGGACCTGCCGTCGGGCACCTTCGCCGTGATCCTCGGCCCGTCCGGCTGCGGCAAGTCGACCCTGCTGCGCATGATCGCCGGCCTCGAGGAGATCACCGCCGGCGAGATCGCGATCGGCGGCCGGGTGGTGAACCAGCTGGAGCCGCGCGAGCGCGGCTGCGCCATGGTGTTCCAGAACTACGCCCTGTACCCGCACATGACCGTGGCCCAGAACATGGGCTATGCGCTGAAGGTGGCGGGCGTGCCGAAGGCCGAGCGGATGGCCAAGGTGCGCGAGGTGGCGAAGCTGGTCGGGCTCGAGGATTTCCTGGACCGCAAGCCGGCGGCCCTGTCCGGCGGCCAGCGCCAGCGCGTCGCCATGGGCCGCGCCATCATCCGCGAGCCCGAGGTGTTCCTGTTCGACGAGCCGCTGTCCAACCTGGACGCCAAGCTGCGGGTGCAGATGCGGGTCGAGATCCGCCGCCTGCACCGGCGCCTGGGCGCCACCTCGGTCTTCGTCACCCACGACCAGGTCGAGGCGATGACCCTGGCCGACGTGCTGATCGTGATGAACAAGGGCGTGGTCGAGCAGATCGGCCGGCCGGCGGAGATCTACAACCACCCGCGCACCCGCTACGTCGCCAGCTTCATCGGCTCGCCGGCGATGAACTTCATCGAGGGCCGCATCTTCGCCCCCGGCCAGTTCGGCTTCGACGAGACCAAGACGGTCGCGATCGACCCCGCCTATGGCGGCCGCTTCGTCGAGCGCTCCGCCGCGCTGGGCATCCGGCCCGAGCTGGTGGAGATCGTGCCGGTCGACCATCCGGGCGCGCTGGTCGCCACCGTCGACTTCATCGAGGAGCTGGGCGCCGGCCGGGTGATCCACACCGACATCGACGGCCTGTCCTTCGCCGTCACCACCGGCGACGGGGCCGACTACACCCCCGGCCAGCCGCTGGGCCTGTATCTGCCGCCGTCGCAGCTGCATTTCTTCGACCCGCACACCGGGCTGCGGCTCGATGCCGACCTGCCGGCCGAGCATCGCTTCGCCGTCGCCACCGCCGCCTGA
- a CDS encoding sugar phosphate isomerase/epimerase, giving the protein MTEIITAIGFSTGVSGKGDLSRLDASLGRIAEIGADAAELSLYGEDLIAGGRLLPERVHKLEQIVRRHDLRYTVHGQIVSNFMDEQNLHLQKAVVRAMLELCDQVGAGVLVHHAGKAAMTDQAGRDRLDAMEREALAELAEAARGYGVKLAFENIFAMDDNEYRQTPAEVADTVRAVGHPNLCTLIDFSHAYIECTRRGLDWRAQIRSMAPATGHLHVHDSFGRPYTMTRFYEPSEAVALGIGDLHLPLGWGDIPWDEIFTELRFQPDTVMILELNGDRYDGELADSLARARRLADLVNQRALAA; this is encoded by the coding sequence ATGACCGAGATCATCACCGCCATCGGCTTCTCCACCGGCGTCAGCGGCAAGGGCGACCTGTCGCGGCTGGACGCCAGCCTGGGCCGCATCGCCGAGATCGGCGCCGACGCGGCCGAACTGTCGCTGTACGGCGAGGACCTGATCGCCGGCGGGCGGCTGCTGCCCGAGCGGGTGCACAAGCTGGAGCAGATCGTCCGCCGCCACGACCTGCGCTACACCGTGCACGGCCAGATCGTCTCCAACTTCATGGACGAGCAGAACCTGCATCTGCAGAAGGCGGTGGTGCGGGCGATGCTGGAGCTGTGCGACCAGGTCGGCGCCGGTGTGCTGGTGCACCACGCCGGCAAGGCCGCGATGACCGACCAGGCCGGCCGCGACCGGCTGGACGCGATGGAGCGCGAGGCGCTGGCCGAGCTGGCCGAGGCCGCCCGCGGCTACGGCGTCAAGCTGGCCTTCGAGAACATCTTCGCCATGGACGACAACGAGTACCGCCAGACCCCGGCCGAGGTCGCCGACACGGTGCGGGCGGTGGGCCACCCGAACCTGTGCACGCTGATCGATTTCAGCCACGCCTATATCGAATGCACCCGCCGCGGCCTGGACTGGCGCGCCCAGATCCGCAGCATGGCCCCGGCCACCGGCCATCTGCACGTCCATGACAGCTTCGGCCGCCCCTACACCATGACCAGGTTCTACGAGCCGTCCGAGGCCGTGGCGCTGGGCATCGGCGACCTGCACCTGCCGCTGGGCTGGGGCGACATCCCCTGGGACGAGATCTTCACCGAGCTGCGCTTCCAGCCCGACACGGTGATGATCCTGGAGCTGAACGGCGACCGCTACGACGGCGAGCTGGCCGACAGCCTGGCCCGCGCCCGCCGCCTGGCCGATCTGGTCAACCAGCGCGCGCTCGCGGCCTGA
- a CDS encoding endonuclease/exonuclease/phosphatase family protein produces MITRRAGVLPAPDPILLADAALAPDDAHDRFAAQVPALGAIEQRPAPVHRPVGARLRVAAWNAERLKYHAPSAALLRDADVVLLTEADIGMARSGNRHTVRDLAEALGMGWAYGVEFVELGLGDARESEWHADEDNRVGLHGNAILSRHPLLDPVVIPLDAGGTWFAGRSGNQRRLGGRMAIAARLDAPRPLWLVAAHLESHSDAADRCRQGERLVAAVDRLVPAGAGVVLGGDFNTKEASGSLEAPEEPLFAVLRDAGFDWRRCNAPGPTQRTRPDGTPLPPFARLDWLFTRHVAAEAPETIAAVDAAGAAISDHDVVAATVLTGAAAERVVAAGAEA; encoded by the coding sequence ATGATCACGCGGCGGGCCGGCGTGCTGCCGGCCCCCGACCCGATCCTGCTGGCCGACGCCGCCCTGGCGCCGGACGATGCGCATGACCGCTTCGCCGCCCAGGTGCCGGCGCTCGGCGCGATCGAGCAGCGCCCGGCGCCGGTGCACCGGCCGGTCGGGGCCCGGCTGCGCGTCGCCGCCTGGAACGCCGAGCGGCTGAAGTACCATGCCCCCTCCGCCGCCCTGCTGCGGGACGCCGACGTCGTGCTGCTGACCGAGGCCGATATCGGCATGGCCCGGTCCGGCAACCGGCACACGGTGCGCGACCTGGCCGAGGCGCTGGGCATGGGCTGGGCCTATGGCGTCGAGTTCGTCGAGCTCGGCCTCGGCGACGCCCGCGAATCCGAGTGGCATGCCGACGAGGACAACCGCGTCGGGCTGCACGGCAACGCCATCCTCAGCCGCCACCCGCTGCTGGACCCGGTGGTCATCCCGCTGGACGCCGGCGGCACCTGGTTCGCCGGCCGCAGCGGCAACCAGCGCCGGCTGGGCGGGCGCATGGCGATCGCCGCCCGGCTCGACGCGCCGCGGCCGCTGTGGCTGGTCGCGGCCCATCTCGAGAGCCACAGCGACGCCGCCGACCGCTGCCGCCAGGGCGAGCGGCTTGTCGCCGCGGTCGACCGGCTGGTGCCGGCTGGCGCCGGGGTGGTGCTGGGCGGCGACTTCAACACCAAGGAGGCGTCGGGGTCCCTGGAGGCGCCGGAGGAGCCGCTGTTCGCCGTGCTGCGCGACGCCGGCTTCGACTGGCGCCGCTGCAACGCGCCCGGCCCGACCCAACGCACCCGCCCGGACGGCACGCCGCTTCCGCCCTTCGCCAGGCTGGACTGGCTGTTCACCCGCCATGTCGCGGCCGAGGCGCCGGAGACCATCGCCGCGGTCGACGCTGCCGGCGCCGCGATCTCCGACCACGACGTGGTGGCGGCGACGGTGCTGACCGGCGCGGCGGCGGAGCGGGTGGTCGCGGCCGGGGCTGAGGCTTAG
- a CDS encoding sulfite oxidase heme-binding subunit YedZ has protein sequence MRSPFTDRAGRFSWLKTVVFVLLLLPGLWYGGRLVAGDLGADPVQTFQRAIGLWTLYFLVIGLAITPLKRALRWPQLIQVRRMIGVATATYVLIHLTGYTATQHFDLGFVASEIVKRLYLTIGFLALLGLMPLLATSTDAMVKRLGGKTWQRLHRLVYPIVVLGLIHGVMQSKVDVAIPTTLAGFTIWLLAWRVLDSRFGRGDGLPPWSLAVLSVTVALVTAGGEAAMYGLFTGVDPMRVLRADLSFAFGPRPAWIVLGAGLAVTLLATLRRLQKSKARRPALA, from the coding sequence ATGCGTTCGCCTTTCACCGACCGTGCCGGCCGCTTCTCCTGGCTGAAGACCGTGGTCTTCGTCCTGCTGCTCCTGCCCGGCCTGTGGTATGGCGGGCGCCTCGTGGCCGGCGACCTGGGCGCCGACCCGGTGCAGACCTTCCAGCGCGCCATCGGCCTGTGGACGCTGTACTTCCTGGTCATCGGCCTGGCGATCACGCCGCTGAAGCGGGCGCTGCGCTGGCCGCAGCTGATCCAGGTGCGGCGCATGATCGGCGTCGCCACAGCCACCTATGTCCTGATCCACCTGACCGGCTACACCGCCACCCAGCATTTCGACCTGGGCTTCGTGGCGTCGGAGATCGTGAAGCGCCTGTACCTGACCATCGGCTTCCTGGCGCTGTTGGGGCTGATGCCGCTCCTGGCCACCTCGACCGACGCCATGGTCAAGCGCCTGGGCGGCAAGACCTGGCAGCGGCTGCACCGGCTGGTCTATCCGATCGTGGTGCTGGGGCTGATCCACGGTGTGATGCAGTCCAAGGTCGATGTCGCCATCCCGACCACGCTGGCCGGCTTCACCATCTGGCTGCTGGCCTGGCGGGTGCTGGACAGCCGCTTCGGCCGCGGCGACGGGCTGCCGCCGTGGTCGCTGGCCGTGCTATCGGTGACCGTCGCCCTGGTCACGGCCGGCGGCGAGGCGGCGATGTACGGGCTGTTCACCGGCGTCGACCCGATGCGGGTGCTGCGCGCCGATCTGAGCTTCGCCTTCGGCCCACGCCCGGCCTGGATCGTGCTGGGCGCCGGCCTGGCCGTCACCCTGCTGGCGACGCTACGCCGGCTGCAGAAGAGCAAGGCGCGCCGCCCCGCCCTGGCCTAG
- a CDS encoding MFS transporter codes for MPFDACPDRATPARRAARLAALSLGVVVVQIDVTVVNVALDQIQALMQGGVAALQWVVNGYTLAFASLLLTGGALGDRFGARRLYLAGFALFTLASVACGLAPTGTVLIAARVAQGLGGALLMPCSLALVAHAYHDPAERMRAIGVWAGAGGMAMVAGPVVGGVLIALLGWRSIFLINLPIGVIGLWLTLRFTTETEGRPNRALDLPGQFLAIVALVALTGSIIEGEPLGWTHPLVLGGAALFVLAGAGFLLVESRSPAPMMPLGLFRHPVFSAISLIGFLLNAGYYGATFLLSLYFQGPLGLSPLLTGLAFVPMTGLIAVVNVFAGRIASRHGARLPMVSGLCIAVAGFGALALALTPSTDYGGLWWTLLLIGCGTALTVPPMTAALLATVDRARSGIASGVLNSLRQTGGALGVAVLGAIGGGGMSVEGMRLAIGLGGGVLILALLAAVIWVRKPA; via the coding sequence ATGCCCTTCGATGCCTGCCCCGACCGCGCCACCCCGGCGCGGCGCGCCGCCCGCCTCGCCGCGCTCAGCCTCGGCGTCGTGGTGGTCCAGATCGACGTCACCGTCGTCAATGTCGCGCTCGACCAGATCCAGGCCCTGATGCAGGGCGGTGTCGCCGCGCTGCAATGGGTGGTGAACGGCTACACCCTGGCCTTCGCCAGCCTGCTGCTGACCGGCGGCGCGCTGGGCGACCGCTTCGGCGCGCGGCGGCTGTACCTGGCTGGCTTCGCCCTGTTCACCCTGGCGTCGGTGGCCTGCGGCCTGGCGCCGACCGGCACGGTGCTGATCGCGGCGCGCGTCGCCCAGGGGCTGGGCGGGGCGCTGCTGATGCCCTGCTCCCTGGCCCTGGTCGCCCATGCCTATCACGATCCGGCGGAACGCATGCGGGCGATCGGCGTCTGGGCCGGGGCCGGCGGCATGGCAATGGTGGCCGGGCCGGTGGTCGGCGGCGTGCTGATCGCGCTGCTCGGCTGGCGCAGCATCTTCCTGATCAACCTGCCGATCGGCGTGATCGGCCTCTGGCTGACCCTGCGCTTCACCACCGAGACCGAGGGCCGGCCCAACCGCGCGCTCGACCTGCCGGGCCAGTTCCTGGCCATCGTCGCGCTGGTGGCGCTGACCGGGTCGATCATCGAGGGCGAGCCGCTGGGCTGGACCCACCCGCTGGTGCTGGGCGGGGCGGCGCTGTTCGTGCTGGCCGGCGCCGGCTTCTTACTGGTCGAATCCCGCAGCCCGGCGCCGATGATGCCGCTCGGCCTGTTCCGCCACCCGGTGTTCTCGGCCATCTCGCTGATCGGCTTCCTGCTGAACGCCGGCTATTACGGCGCGACCTTCCTGCTCAGCCTCTATTTCCAGGGGCCGCTCGGTCTGTCGCCGCTGCTCACCGGCCTCGCCTTCGTGCCGATGACCGGGCTGATCGCCGTCGTCAACGTCTTCGCCGGCCGCATCGCCTCGCGCCATGGGGCGCGGCTGCCGATGGTGTCGGGGCTGTGCATCGCCGTCGCCGGCTTCGGCGCCCTGGCTCTGGCGCTGACCCCGTCGACCGATTACGGCGGCCTCTGGTGGACGCTGCTGCTGATCGGCTGCGGCACGGCGCTGACCGTGCCGCCGATGACCGCGGCGCTGCTGGCGACGGTCGACCGCGCCCGCTCCGGCATCGCCTCGGGCGTGCTCAACTCGCTGCGCCAGACCGGCGGCGCCCTCGGGGTCGCCGTGCTCGGCGCGATCGGCGGCGGCGGGATGTCGGTCGAAGGCATGCGGCTGGCGATAGGGCTCGGCGGCGGCGTGCTGATCCTCGCCCTGCTGGCCGCGGTGATCTGGGTCCGGAAGCCCGCCTAG
- a CDS encoding histidine phosphatase family protein, producing the protein MTAELYLIRHCRAAGQEPEAPLTAEGRDQALRLRDRLAGLPIVRIVSSPFRRAGDSVAPLAERLGLTVRIDDRLAERVLAGEPAEDWRDRLRRSFADPALAWPGGESGAAATRRGLAALADAAAGADGPAAVVSHGNLLALLLHSLDGRDGFAAWAALSNPDVFHIDPAGTVRRCWKDDD; encoded by the coding sequence GTGACCGCGGAGCTCTACCTGATCCGCCACTGCCGGGCCGCCGGCCAGGAGCCGGAGGCGCCGTTGACGGCGGAAGGCCGCGACCAGGCGCTGCGGTTGCGCGACCGGCTGGCCGGGCTGCCGATCGTACGCATCGTCTCCAGCCCCTTCCGCCGCGCCGGCGACAGCGTTGCCCCGCTGGCGGAGCGGCTGGGGCTGACGGTCCGGATCGACGACCGGCTGGCGGAGCGGGTGCTGGCGGGAGAACCGGCCGAGGACTGGCGGGACCGGTTGCGTCGCTCCTTCGCCGACCCGGCCCTGGCCTGGCCCGGCGGCGAATCCGGCGCTGCGGCGACCCGGCGCGGTCTGGCGGCGCTGGCCGATGCCGCGGCCGGCGCGGACGGGCCGGCGGCTGTCGTCAGCCACGGCAACCTGCTGGCCCTGCTGCTGCACAGCCTGGACGGCCGCGACGGCTTCGCCGCCTGGGCGGCCCTGAGCAACCCCGACGTGTTCCACATCGACCCTGCCGGCACGGTCCGGCGCTGCTGGAAGGACGATGATTGA
- a CDS encoding GNAT family N-acetyltransferase, with protein MIEIALTIARETPDQPEVHALLEQADRRSAGLYPAESRHGLSVVALLAARVHFLVARLDGRAVGCGGYAPEGDGTAELKRIFVAAEARGLGIGRALLEALEADAARAGIRLLRLETGVKSAEALGLYRRFGYREIGPFGAYGPDPLSVFMEKVLPGG; from the coding sequence ATGATTGAGATAGCCCTGACGATCGCCCGGGAGACGCCGGACCAGCCTGAGGTCCATGCCTTGCTGGAGCAGGCCGACCGCCGCTCGGCCGGCCTCTATCCGGCGGAGAGCCGGCACGGGCTAAGTGTCGTCGCGCTGCTGGCGGCGCGCGTGCATTTCCTGGTCGCCCGCCTCGACGGGCGCGCGGTCGGCTGCGGCGGCTATGCGCCGGAGGGCGACGGCACGGCCGAGCTGAAGCGGATCTTCGTCGCCGCCGAGGCCCGCGGCCTCGGCATCGGCCGCGCCCTGCTGGAAGCCCTCGAGGCGGACGCAGCCCGTGCCGGCATCCGGCTGCTGCGGCTGGAGACCGGGGTAAAGTCGGCCGAGGCGCTCGGCCTCTACCGCCGCTTCGGCTATCGCGAGATCGGTCCCTTCGGCGCCTACGGCCCCGACCCGCTGAGCGTGTTCATGGAGAAGGTGTTGCCGGGCGGGTGA
- a CDS encoding DUF1868 domain-containing protein has product MDRTDLASRLIAPSEGAPNPTLGYKFARDGSPLPFRGNTIICHIPATAPELPALAELAGRLRDLPWGGRFAYLPASSYHMTVFEGVTYAERSPERWPEGVAPDAPLEEITRRFIDRLRGLSVPQRFAMRPVGLVPMGTGGTVVGLEPADEDAARQIRGLREAFALILGLRKPNHDAYRFHITLSYLLEWLSAAEAEQHLAAHQRLGEAFIQAHPVLELGPPEFCVFETLHRFLPVLRFRD; this is encoded by the coding sequence TTGGACCGGACCGACCTGGCCTCGCGCCTGATCGCGCCCTCGGAAGGCGCGCCGAACCCGACGCTGGGCTACAAATTCGCGCGCGACGGGTCGCCCCTGCCCTTCCGCGGCAACACCATCATCTGCCATATCCCGGCGACCGCGCCGGAGCTGCCGGCTTTGGCCGAGCTGGCGGGCCGGCTGCGCGACCTGCCCTGGGGCGGCCGTTTCGCCTATCTGCCGGCCTCCAGCTACCACATGACCGTGTTCGAGGGCGTGACCTATGCCGAGCGGTCGCCCGAGCGCTGGCCGGAGGGCGTCGCGCCCGACGCGCCGCTGGAGGAGATCACCCGCCGTTTCATCGACCGGCTGCGCGGCCTTTCGGTGCCGCAGCGCTTCGCCATGCGCCCGGTGGGGCTGGTGCCGATGGGAACCGGCGGCACGGTGGTGGGGCTGGAGCCGGCCGACGAGGACGCCGCCCGCCAGATCCGCGGCCTGCGCGAAGCCTTCGCCCTGATCCTGGGCCTGCGCAAGCCGAACCATGACGCCTACCGCTTCCACATCACGCTGAGCTACCTGCTGGAATGGCTGAGCGCGGCGGAGGCGGAGCAGCATCTGGCCGCACATCAGCGCCTCGGCGAGGCCTTCATCCAGGCCCATCCGGTGCTGGAGCTCGGCCCGCCGGAATTCTGCGTGTTCGAGACGCTGCACCGCTTCCTGCCGGTGCTGCGGTTCCGGGACTGA
- a CDS encoding catalase, which translates to MTTLTTTFGAPVPDNQNSLTAGPRGPVLIQDFHLIEKLAHFNRERIPERVVHAKGAGAYGTFRVTADVTKWTKARFLSEVGKETEVFLRFSTVGGEKGSADAERDPRGFALKLYTEDGNYDIVGNNTPIFFIRDPLKFPDFIHTQKRNPAPNLKDPTAVWDFASLSPETRHQFTILFSARGTPRSYRHMDGFSSHTFSWINAAGERVWVKYHFKTRQGIQNFTAEQAQAMTGIDPDHATRDLFASIEDGDFPAWTVSVQIMTEAEAEAFPIDPFDLTKVWPHAAHPLIEIGELVLNRNPQNYFAEVEQSAFSPANVVPGISFSPDKMLQGRLFAYGDAHRYRLGGNHGLLPVNRPHAAVASNYQRDGAMRFDDNGKGAVNYEPNSFGGPRQDPAAAEPALPLRGAADRYDHRAGNDDYSQAGDLFRLLDDGARARLMDNIAGSMRSVPEAIQRRQIAHFAKADPAYGAGVAERLGLSIAAAA; encoded by the coding sequence ATGACCACCCTGACGACGACCTTCGGCGCCCCGGTTCCGGACAACCAGAACTCCCTGACCGCCGGCCCGCGCGGCCCGGTGCTGATCCAGGACTTCCACCTGATCGAGAAGCTGGCGCATTTCAACCGCGAGCGGATCCCGGAGCGGGTGGTGCACGCCAAGGGCGCCGGCGCCTACGGCACCTTCCGCGTCACCGCCGACGTCACGAAATGGACCAAGGCGCGGTTCCTGTCCGAGGTGGGCAAGGAGACCGAGGTGTTCCTGCGCTTCTCCACCGTCGGCGGCGAGAAGGGCTCGGCCGATGCGGAGCGCGACCCGCGCGGCTTCGCCCTGAAGCTGTACACCGAGGACGGCAACTACGACATCGTCGGCAACAACACGCCGATCTTCTTCATCCGCGACCCGCTGAAGTTCCCGGACTTCATCCACACCCAGAAGCGCAACCCGGCCCCCAACCTGAAGGACCCGACGGCGGTGTGGGACTTCGCGTCCCTGTCGCCGGAGACGCGGCACCAGTTCACCATCCTGTTCAGCGCCCGCGGCACGCCGCGCAGCTACCGCCACATGGACGGCTTCTCCAGCCACACCTTCAGCTGGATCAACGCCGCTGGCGAGCGGGTGTGGGTGAAGTATCATTTCAAGACCAGGCAGGGGATCCAGAACTTCACCGCCGAGCAGGCGCAGGCGATGACCGGCATCGATCCCGACCATGCCACCCGCGACCTGTTCGCTTCGATCGAGGACGGCGATTTCCCGGCCTGGACGGTGTCGGTGCAGATCATGACCGAGGCGGAGGCCGAGGCCTTCCCGATCGACCCGTTCGACCTGACCAAGGTCTGGCCGCATGCGGCGCACCCGCTGATCGAGATCGGCGAGCTGGTGCTGAACCGCAACCCGCAGAACTACTTCGCCGAGGTCGAGCAGTCGGCCTTCAGCCCGGCCAATGTGGTGCCCGGCATCTCCTTCAGCCCGGACAAGATGCTGCAGGGCCGGCTCTTCGCCTATGGCGACGCGCATCGCTACCGCCTGGGCGGCAACCACGGCCTCTTGCCGGTCAACCGGCCGCACGCCGCCGTGGCCAGCAACTACCAGCGCGACGGGGCGATGCGCTTCGACGACAACGGCAAGGGTGCGGTGAACTACGAGCCGAACAGCTTCGGCGGGCCGCGGCAGGACCCGGCGGCGGCCGAGCCGGCGCTGCCGCTGCGCGGCGCGGCCGACCGTTACGACCACCGCGCCGGCAACGACGACTACAGCCAGGCCGGCGACCTGTTCCGGCTGCTGGATGACGGCGCCCGCGCCCGGCTGATGGACAACATCGCCGGCTCGATGCGCTCGGTGCCGGAAGCGATCCAGCGCCGCCAGATCGCGCATTTCGCCAAGGCCGACCCGGCCTATGGCGCCGGCGTCGCCGAGCGGCTGGGTCTGAGCATCGCGGCCGCAGCCTAA
- the hemH gene encoding ferrochelatase, giving the protein MPPLPVLVARRRIALVLLQIGGPDRLEAVGPFLRNFFSDPEIIRLPRLPRAVVARLIARRRTPVATEIYRQLGGASPILAQTRAQGRAVAARLGDLGEVRSFVAMRYWHPFAAETAAQLRAWRPDEIVLLPLYPQYSTTTTRSALTDWAAAARAAGLSAPTWAVEAAPAEPGFIAAQADLIRRAWPAAGGLHRLLFTAHGLPLPIVQAGDPYPGQVRASAEAVVAALGIPGLDWRIAFQSRVTPQEWLKPDTEEEVKQAGRDGVGLVLVPIAFVSEHSETLVELDREYRAVAGASGVPSFVRVPTVGVHPAYVAGLAAQVRQALGAGPMRRAA; this is encoded by the coding sequence ATGCCGCCTTTGCCCGTCCTCGTCGCCCGCCGCCGGATCGCCCTGGTGCTGCTGCAGATCGGCGGCCCGGACCGGCTCGAGGCCGTCGGCCCGTTCCTGCGCAACTTCTTCTCCGACCCCGAGATCATCCGCCTGCCGCGCCTGCCGCGGGCGGTGGTGGCGCGGCTGATTGCCCGGCGCCGCACGCCGGTCGCGACCGAAATCTACCGACAGCTCGGCGGCGCCTCGCCGATCCTGGCCCAGACCCGGGCGCAGGGCCGGGCGGTGGCGGCGCGCCTCGGGGACCTCGGCGAGGTCCGGTCCTTCGTGGCGATGCGCTATTGGCACCCCTTCGCGGCCGAGACGGCGGCGCAGCTGCGGGCGTGGCGGCCGGACGAGATCGTGCTGCTGCCGCTGTATCCGCAATATTCGACCACCACCACCCGGTCGGCCCTGACCGACTGGGCCGCGGCCGCCCGCGCCGCCGGCCTGTCCGCCCCGACCTGGGCGGTCGAGGCGGCGCCGGCGGAGCCCGGCTTCATCGCCGCCCAGGCCGACCTGATCCGGCGCGCCTGGCCGGCCGCTGGCGGGCTGCACCGGCTGCTGTTCACCGCCCATGGCCTGCCGCTGCCGATCGTCCAGGCCGGCGACCCGTATCCCGGCCAGGTCCGCGCCTCGGCCGAGGCGGTGGTGGCGGCGCTCGGCATTCCCGGCCTCGACTGGCGCATCGCCTTCCAGAGCCGGGTGACGCCGCAGGAATGGCTGAAGCCGGACACGGAGGAGGAGGTGAAGCAGGCCGGGCGCGACGGCGTCGGCCTGGTGCTGGTGCCGATCGCCTTCGTGTCCGAGCATTCCGAGACACTGGTCGAGCTTGATCGCGAATACCGGGCCGTGGCCGGAGCATCCGGCGTGCCGTCCTTCGTCCGCGTCCCGACCGTCGGCGTGCACCCGGCCTATGTCGCCGGCTTGGCGGCCCAGGTACGGCAAGCCCTCGGCGCCGGGCCGATGCGGAGGGCGGCCTGA
- a CDS encoding LysR substrate-binding domain-containing protein: MTLSGLSLRDLEYLVAVAELRHFGQAAERCGVSQPALSMQIRKLEETLGLAVFERGPKTVLVTAKGEVILAQARRVLLEARRLMALAQELDAPLSGPLAVGAIETLGPYLFPHMLRPLRRAFPKLELVLHEGRTYQLVEALRHGALDLVFLSLPVADPQIATAPLFFEPFVLAQPADRPVAADGAARVAELPRDGLLLLEDGHCLRDQALEVCGTLGAGGKRHSTSLETLRQMIAAGAGYSLFPRLATLGEASVGGLVSYAGFDGTAPGRMVGLAWRQSDPRAEQFESLRRVLLDHPPPGTRVAAEGGPMKNGGTA, from the coding sequence ATGACCCTCTCCGGCCTCTCCCTCCGCGATCTCGAATATCTCGTCGCCGTGGCCGAGCTGCGCCATTTCGGCCAGGCGGCGGAGCGCTGCGGCGTCAGCCAGCCGGCGCTGAGCATGCAGATCCGCAAGCTGGAGGAGACTCTGGGGCTGGCGGTGTTCGAGCGCGGGCCGAAGACGGTGCTGGTGACGGCCAAGGGCGAGGTCATCCTCGCGCAGGCCCGCCGCGTGCTGCTGGAGGCGCGGCGGCTGATGGCGCTGGCCCAGGAGCTGGATGCGCCGCTGTCCGGCCCGCTGGCGGTGGGCGCGATCGAGACGCTGGGCCCCTACCTGTTCCCGCACATGCTGCGGCCGCTGCGCCGGGCCTTCCCGAAGCTGGAGCTGGTGCTGCACGAGGGCCGCACCTACCAGCTGGTCGAGGCGCTGCGGCACGGCGCGCTGGACCTGGTGTTCCTGTCGCTGCCGGTGGCCGACCCGCAGATCGCGACGGCGCCGCTGTTCTTCGAGCCCTTCGTGCTGGCCCAGCCGGCCGACCGGCCGGTGGCGGCCGACGGCGCCGCACGGGTCGCCGAGCTGCCGCGCGACGGTCTGCTGCTGCTGGAGGACGGGCACTGCCTGCGCGACCAGGCGCTGGAGGTCTGCGGCACGCTGGGCGCCGGCGGCAAGCGCCACAGCACCAGCCTGGAGACCTTGCGCCAGATGATCGCGGCCGGCGCCGGCTACAGCCTGTTCCCGCGGCTGGCGACGCTGGGTGAGGCCAGCGTCGGCGGCCTGGTCAGCTATGCCGGCTTCGACGGCACGGCGCCGGGCCGCATGGTCGGCCTGGCCTGGCGCCAGAGCGACCCGCGGGCCGAGCAGTTCGAGTCGCTGCGCCGCGTCCTGCTCGACCACCCGCCGCCCGGCACAAGGGTGGCGGCGGAGGGTGGGCCCATGAAAAACGGGGGCACGGCGTGA